The following nucleotide sequence is from Halapricum desulfuricans.
GCGGCCTCTCCGAGGTCGTCCTGCTGGGCGACGAAGACGAACGGGACGCCCTTCTCGTCGGCCAGCTCGGGGAGATGCATGACAATCTCCTCGGGCTGGACGTCCTCGGCGACGAAGATCAGCTCGGCGGAGCCGCGCTCGACGGCTTTGGTCGTTTCGTTGGTACCTTTCTTGACGGATCCTGTGTCCCGCGCGATCTCGAGCGCCTCGAGGGCGTCGGATTCGAGATCGGCAGGGACGTCGAAATCGACGTATACTGGCATGTGTTGGTCAC
It contains:
- the rpl7ae gene encoding 50S ribosomal protein L7Ae, translating into MPVYVDFDVPADLESDALEALEIARDTGSVKKGTNETTKAVERGSAELIFVAEDVQPEEIVMHLPELADEKGVPFVFVAQQDDLGEAAGLEVGSAAAAIVDAGDAGSDVEDIVEKLEELR